The nucleotide window GATTCCGAGGCTGATCGGAACACCACCCGCATCGCTCACCTGGGCTGCCAAACCATACCCGTTACTGTTCAGAATCTTCTCCGGCCCCCTCACTTCATCCAGGTCGGCCAATTCGTCCCCCGTCGAGAGAATCGCGACACGGGGCTTCTGGAATACGGGAACAACCGACTTGCCGACTGAGGCCATCATGGCAATTTCAGCCGGGCGGATTTGAATCCCTCTCTTGAGGATGGCGTCTCCCACCCGGACAGCTTCCCCTTTGCGGCGAATGAACTCCCCATCCTCCGGGACCACAAAGATAGAAACCTCCTCTCCGGCCCCTTCAGTATCCTCAACCCGAACAATGGCATCGGCCCCTTCCGGCAAAGGAGCACCCGTCATGATTTTTGCCACCTCCCCCGGACCCAGTTCTTTCTCAGGAAGTCGACCGGCGGGAATCGTTTCAATCACCTTCAAAGTTCGTGGTTCTGATGGAGAGGCTTTTGGGATGTCGGTCTTTCGAACGGCATAACCGTCCATTGCAGAGGTATCCCAGGGGGGGTGATTCAAGGGAGAAACAAGCTCTTCGGCAAGGGTTCGCCCGAGGGTCTGGGACAAGAGACATTTTTCGCGTCCCATAACCCGAATCTCAGCAAGGATAATTTTTCGGGCTGCTTCAACTGTAATCATTAGGGTCGATCACGCCGCAAAAGGTCCAGAAACTCCGCCCTTGATTTCGGGTCCGTCTTGAAGGTACCGAGCATCGCGCTGGTCACCGTTCTAGAATTCTGCTTTTGTACACCACGCATCATCATGCAAAGGTGCTGCGCCTCAATCACCACGCCGACACCCAGGGGATCGACCTTGTCAAGAATCGCTTCAGCAACCTGACTGGTCAATCGCTCTTGAAGCTGCAGTCTTCGACTGAAGATCTCCACAACACGGGGGAGTTTGCTTAAACCAACCACTTTCTTATTGGGAATATAAGCGATGTGGCACTCTCCGAAAAAGGGGAGCATATGATGTTCACAAAGAGAGTAGAACTGGATGCCTTTCACGATCACCATTTCATCATGCGTGATTGTGAAGAAGGCATCATTCAAAACACGCTCAACATCCTGATGGTATCCACTGGTCAAAAACCGAAGTGATTTTTCGACCCGCTCCGGTGTCCCCTTCAGGCCTTCACGTCCGGGGTCTTCCCCAAGAGAAACCAACAAGTTCTCAATGATGTCCTTAATCTCTATTTTCTCTGTTTCCGGGTAAGGGTCTTTCATAATTGTGGCTCACTTAATCTCTAAGAATTTTGGATAGGTCGTCAAGTTACGACAACCTTCTTTCTCAACCAGAACCATGTCTTCGATACGAACTGCGCCGATTTCAGGATAGTAAAGCCCCGGCTCAACCGTCACCACCTCTCCTTCCTTCAGGACCCAATCGCTTCGACTGATCCGTGGGGGTTCATGAATATCCAGCCCGAGGCCATGCCCGGTCCCGTGAAAAAACCCTTGCATCCGTCCCTTTACCTTTCCGGTATGATACCCCTTCTTTTCAAAAAGAGCGGTAATCTCTTCATGAATCTCACGACCGGATGCGCCATTTTTAACATGGTCGATGCCGAGGATCTGGCCTTCAAGCACCGTATCATACATCTTTTTCAAATCATCCGAGGGACGTCCTTTGACCACTGTTCTCGTCATATCGGCAAAATAGCGGCTCCCGACTGAACGCGGAAATATATCCATGATGATGGACTCATTGGCCCGGAGCGGACCGGCCCCTTCATTGTGCGGATCACAGCCATCGATACCGCAGGAGACAATCGTGTGCTGGCCGATACAACCCTTCCCCATGAGGCTCAAATGCAGCTGTTGTCGAACTGCCTCCGAGGTCAAGCGCTTCCCCTCTACATGAATGAAACCCTCTTTTATTTCCGCTTGACGAAGAAGCGCGAGCACCTCATCAAGCGCCTCTTCCACAGCGGTCTGCGTTTCAAGGATGGCGGCAACCTCTTCGGGCGTCTTGACGGACCGCGCTTCAAAGAAGGGGGCTTTTTTGATCACCAGATGACAGCCGAGCGCACGAAAAGCATCTCCGTATTCCAGGGGAAAATCAGAAGGAACGGTCCATTCCTTGATATTCAATTCCTGCATCAGGGTATGAACCACTTCAGCAAGGCCGGGCGAGGCCAGCCCTTTTTTTCGGGTACGCTCCTCATATTCTGAATAAGAAAAGACATGATCGACCTTTGACTGCGCACGGGCACGGTCAACTTCCAGGTCGGACATTAAGAGATAGGACTGTCCTTTTGCGGACAGATAAACGTAGGAATCGGGCGCTAAAAACCCGCTGGCATAGTATATGTTTGAATCTGTTTCACTACAGGCAATGAGTAAGACGTTCCCCTTCTCTTCACTCGCTCCATGATCCATCATGCACGCCTTTGCTCCGAACTCAAAAAAGAACCTTTCAGAAGTACATCTTACTACCGAACAGACCCTAAGCGTGCCCCTCTCCTTCAAGAAAGCGCTCGGCGTCGATCGCCGCCATGCAACCCGTTCCCGCGGCTGTGATTGCCTGCCGGTATATCGGGTCCTGGACATCTCCGGACGCGAAGACACCCGGAATATTTGTCTCCGTTGAACCGGGCTTCGTCTTGATATACCCACGCTCATCCAGTTCAAGCCACTTTTCAAAGAGAGACGTGTTCGGCGTATGCCCAATCGCAATAAAAACCCCGTCGGCCTTGTTCTCGGATATCTTCTCTGTTTTTACATTTTTCAGGAGAATTCCATTGACCGGACCGGATTCCCCGCCGAGAATATCCACCACGACCGTATTCCATAACATTTCGATTTTCGGCGTTTCAAAAGCCTTCTGCTGAAGAATTCTCGAGGCCCGGAGGCTGTCACGGCGATGAACTAAAATAACTCTACTCGCAAAGCGGGTCAGGAAGATGGCCTCTTCTACAGCAGTATCTCCCCCACCAATGACATAGACCAGCTTGTCCTTAAAGAAAAAACCATCACAGGTCGCACAAGCCGAGACCCCATGGCCCATCAGTCGGGTCTCTGATTCCAGACCGAGGAGCAGGGCACGCGCACCCGCGCTTATAATGATTGTTTTTGCGGTATAGGTCTTGTCTCCATCGACCACAACCTTGAAAGGGCGCTCAGAAAAATTGACCGAAGTCACATCACCGGTCAGGAAAGCCGTCTCGAAGCGCTGCGCCTGCTTCTTCATCTCCAGGATCAGATCCGGCCCCTGAATCCCCCTCGCAAAGCCGGGATAATTGTCGACATCGGTTGTAATCATCAACTGACCTCCGGCTTGCGCACCTTCAATCAGAAGAGGTCGCAGATTGCCTCTGGCCGCGTATACTGCCGCGGTCAGCCCTGCCGGACCAGACCCAATGATAATGACTTCGTGGATCTCTTTGCTCACATCAGCCCCCCAGATCTTCCAGTGTATCTTGCAGGCTCTTCCGGACACAGGTGAAAATCGGCGTGTCCCGTTCTGTATAGCGACTGGCCTCTGCCTCTCGCAATTCCATCACAAGATCCAGAAAATCAGAGGGAAAATCACTTTCAAAAGCGACGACAAATTCTGCATCATCCAGACCAAAGGAGTAGCCGGTATTGATCTTCACCGTTGGGTATTTATGGCCGATCTCAATATGCTCGCTCATCATCCCCTGCCGGGCTGCCTTCGTCAAAAGATACCACCCGCGTGTCTTGACAAAAGGATAGATAAAGAGATACTTGGCTTCTCCGGGGACCACCGTCAGGCGTTTTGACTCCTGTCCAGGGTGGGAATGCTTATCGACATAGACAGAGCGCTTGGTCATGGCCAGGTACGAATAGACTGTATTCAGATATTTTCCCAAGCCGCTTTTGGAAATCTTGACCATCATGTCCTGAAGCGTCTGCAAATCATAGCTGATCCGCCAGAGCATGATATCTACCTCTGCCCGGATCCCAACAGTGGAATAAGGAATAACCAGACAGTCTGATCCAAAGGACTCCACTGCTGCGAGGAACTCCTTTTTTCCCTCTTCCCGTTCGGCTTCCGGAAGCCGTCTCCAGGCAGGATCCAACTTCAGGAAGAGATAATTCACATATTGCCTTTTAATTTCTGCCATTGATCTTTCCTCCATCCTTCATATTTAACAACACGATAACCGCATAATACAACCCGACAACATCCTTCACTTTTTTATAAATGAGGCCCTTAATTTCGATCGATTCTAACAGCGAGTCCAGTGTGAAATCAACCTTTTTCAACGGAAGGGGATACAAGATTTTGCAAACAGGCCATGTTATACTCCGATGAACAAAAGAGATCTTTCCCCCTCAAGAGACCGTCCTTGGCCACAGATCAAAAGAAAGAACCTCAGAAACCTGTAATCGTTCTGGCAATGCACGGAACACCGCCTCTGGATTTCCCCAGGGAGGAGAAGGCCGCATTGTTTTCACTGCGCGCCCGGCTCAAACATCCTCCACCCGACGATTCAGATCTCAAACAACGCCTCAAGACCCTGGACTTAAAAATGAGGCGTTGGCCGCGTACAGCCAAAAATGACCCCTTCTATGCCGGATCACACAAATTGGCGGGGCATCTTTGTGGAGAAACAGGCTGGAACGTGGTCGTGGGGTTCAACGAATTTTGCAGCCCGGACATAGACGAGGCACTCGATGAGGCCGTCGCGGCTTCGCCTGAGAAAGTCATCGTCATTACCCCGATGATGACTCAGGGAGGAAGTCATTCCAAGGGAGATATTCCGGAAGCCATTCAACGCGCACGGAAAAAGCACCCGACGATTGAAATCATCTATGCCTGGCCCTTTACCGCCACAGACGTTGCACAGTTTCTTTCAAAGCAGATCGATCAATTTCTGAACACGCAGAGCAAGCGCGAGAATTCTGGATGAATTAGATGATTTCTTGACAATAAGGCTTGGTCTCGATAGAATGTGCCCCGCTTTGAAGAATCCCGCCGCAAAGCGGCAAAGATTCTCCGATCCGAGTGGAGAAAAACCAATTTATTTTTTTATTCGCTCGCAAACCCCGTCCTGCAAAGACGAGGATTGCACCCTCTATACGTGTTCATAACGAATATTCCTCGGTAGCTCAGTGGCAGAGCGGTCGGCTGTTAACCGACTGGTCGCTGGTTCGAATCCGGCCCGAGGAGCCAATTCGGGACAAAACTGGATACTCCTCCGAAGGCGTCTCGCCTGAGGATTAAGGGTTAAATATCAGCTCTGCTGTTGCAAAATCCTCTTTTGTATCAATTTCTGTCCATTTCAGGCCGGAAATATCCAAGGCATAAAACGGAACATTTTTTTCAATGAGCCGTTCGTACGCGCCTTCATAATATTCCTGATGATTTTCCTTCTTCTCCATCATGGTTTCCAATTCACTGAACAAAAGTTTAGCTGTTTCGCTGCTAATTTTTTCAATGCCGATTGATTCTCCAATCGCATCCTGAGGAAGTACCGTTTTGCTGGCCTTGACAACCCGGTTCTGGTCTTCAACAATGACTTTAATTTCTTCAGCCTCCAGATTGATGTTCTTGTCGATGCATAAACACGTGTCATATTCGCTTTTGATCAGTCTACTAAGAATCTCTTTATCAAACACGACATCGGCATCAAATTTTACAAAAGCAGAATCTCCGACCCGGTCCCTGCACAACATGAGAGAATATCCGGTGTTTGTTTCTGCGTATTGATCATTCAGCACAAAATGAGCATTTAAATTCGGAAATTTTGCACGCACAGCCTCTTTGATTTGTTCCTGCAAATATCCAAGAACAAAGATAACCTCATTAATTCCACAATCCTGAATATGCGATAACATCATTTCAAGAATCGTATTGCCCCCGACCTTCAATAGACTTTTGGGGCAATTGTTGGTCAGTGGCCTAATTCTGGAACCCACTCCGGCGGCCAATATTATTGCTTTCATTCTATTTTCTCATGGGATCAAGGAGCATCTCTTTGGCCTTATGCGTTTGATATCCCCGTTCAAACAAACGCCAGAAGGCGATTAAGCCTTGGCTCATGGCAAGGATCCACAAGACCTCTTCAATTTTATTAAATATTGCTCCGATACTTGTGAAGACAACAAACTCTGCTTCATCCACCCAAAAAATACTGCGATTTTTGAGCCAGAATAATTTCACCTTCCCCATAAAGCTCTCTGAAAGTTGTTGATATTCTCTTTCTTTCGCCCGATACAAGACCTGTCTTCTTTCGCGTGCTTTCACCAGATATTGAGCGTCTTTATTAAACTGACTGAAGATCGTCTCAAGTTTAAGGTAGTATCTGAAATTAAAGAAAAAACAAGCGGTAAAACCCAGAAAGACATAGGTCACGTCATTGCTTGCAAGGTAGGCATTGTAGGAGAGACAGATTGTAATAATATATATTTTTAAGACATCTACAACCTTATCAAGATAATTGCCGATGTCGGAAGACAATCCTTTGGTCCGCGCCAACTGACCATCCAAACAATCTCCGATATAAGCAATCGGTAAAAGAATCGCAGTGTAAAATAAGTGATTCGGAACATCGATGAAAATGAATATACAACCTAGTGCATATAAGAAGAAAGAAAATAATGTCACAAAATTAGGTGTAATCCAAGAGAACCTTGAAACGAAGGGAAGAATTAGATTAGCGATCTTTGGAAAAAATAAATCCGCCCAATTACTAAAATAGGGCGGCTCGATTACGTTTTTTTGGGTGAATTTTGTCGTACGCATGCTTCTATTTTTTACTGAAGAATAGCATTTACACCGGAGAAATACGGATTGAATCCGAGGGAATGTTTCATTCAAGCGGTCGCGGGCGCTTCCTGATCCTCGCCCTCTAAGCATTCTTTCAAGAAAGTAGGAACAGGCTTGATGATTGTGCCAATGATTCCTGTTGAAAGTCGATCAAAACTCAGTAAAACCTCCCCAAGGGCATCCAGGAAAAACTGGAGATCATCAAGAGACAACTCACCAATATTTCCGACCTGAAATACACGGCCATTTAAACAACCTTTGCCCTCATAGATGATAATAGATTTCTCTCGTAATTTTTGACGAAAAATACCCAGATCAATGTGAGAAGGGATAAGGACGGTGGTTAAGACAGAACACATATCGCGTTGTCCAATCAGGAATTTAAGGCCTAAATTCGACATCCCCTGTCTTAAGAATTTGGCTTTATATTTCAGATCAACACAACGATGGGCAAGCCCTTCAAGCAAGATATTGTCCAAAGCCTGTTCCAGAGCATAAAACAGAGGAACGGCCGGGGTATTCGGGGTCTGAGAAATATTTTTGATGAACTGATAATACCGGTACAGGTTCAGATAGGTGGATTGCTGCGGCATATTTTTAAGGTTTTCAAGTGCGGAGGTTCTTCCTACCACAAAAGACAATCCGGGATAAGACGCAACTGCCTTTGAACTCGAACCGGAACAAAAAGTGATGTGATGTTTTTCCATATCACTTCAGCACCTACACTACTTACACCGTCTACGATGAACATCGTGCCATATCTAAAGCATAATGCACCAATATCCGCCAGGGAATTCAACATCCCCGAGCTAGTTTCATGATGAACCATCATAAGGATGTCAACCTCATGGTTTTGTAGGTAGGCTTCCACTTTTCCTAAATCCAAGACGTTTCCCCAGGGGATTTCAAGGAGGAAAGTGTTTTTGTTATGAATCGCAGAAATGTGGTGCAGACGCTCACCAAACTCACCATTGGATAAAATAAGGATCTTTTTATTCCCGACGACTGAAGAGAGGATGGCCTCGTTCGATGCCGTTCCAGAACCCGTAATGACCACTGCCCGATAGTCAGACACATTCCTTATCTCAAAAAGCCTCAGCAGTTTATTCTCAATGCTTTGCAACAGATCACTAAAATCAGTTTCCCGATGACAAATATCATC belongs to Candidatus Manganitrophaceae bacterium and includes:
- a CDS encoding molybdopterin molybdotransferase MoeA, with the protein product MITVEAARKIILAEIRVMGREKCLLSQTLGRTLAEELVSPLNHPPWDTSAMDGYAVRKTDIPKASPSEPRTLKVIETIPAGRLPEKELGPGEVAKIMTGAPLPEGADAIVRVEDTEGAGEEVSIFVVPEDGEFIRRKGEAVRVGDAILKRGIQIRPAEIAMMASVGKSVVPVFQKPRVAILSTGDELADLDEVRGPEKILNSNGYGLAAQVSDAGGVPISLGIAKDTHADLIEKLKEGLHADIILASGGVSMGDYDFVIEVLKELGAEMKFWKVSMKPGRPLAFGVISGKPVFGLPGNPVSSMVSFEQFVRPAILLASGRNEICRPTMKAVLKEEIRKRPGRRLFLRAVVSSRGGELSVCLAGDQDSAVLMSLVKANAFMILPEEGDLVKSGEEVTVQFLSDIHMDDSAE
- the folE gene encoding GTP cyclohydrolase I FolE, yielding MKDPYPETEKIEIKDIIENLLVSLGEDPGREGLKGTPERVEKSLRFLTSGYHQDVERVLNDAFFTITHDEMVIVKGIQFYSLCEHHMLPFFGECHIAYIPNKKVVGLSKLPRVVEIFSRRLQLQERLTSQVAEAILDKVDPLGVGVVIEAQHLCMMMRGVQKQNSRTVTSAMLGTFKTDPKSRAEFLDLLRRDRP
- a CDS encoding aminopeptidase P family protein, with the protein product MMDHGASEEKGNVLLIACSETDSNIYYASGFLAPDSYVYLSAKGQSYLLMSDLEVDRARAQSKVDHVFSYSEYEERTRKKGLASPGLAEVVHTLMQELNIKEWTVPSDFPLEYGDAFRALGCHLVIKKAPFFEARSVKTPEEVAAILETQTAVEEALDEVLALLRQAEIKEGFIHVEGKRLTSEAVRQQLHLSLMGKGCIGQHTIVSCGIDGCDPHNEGAGPLRANESIIMDIFPRSVGSRYFADMTRTVVKGRPSDDLKKMYDTVLEGQILGIDHVKNGASGREIHEEITALFEKKGYHTGKVKGRMQGFFHGTGHGLGLDIHEPPRISRSDWVLKEGEVVTVEPGLYYPEIGAVRIEDMVLVEKEGCRNLTTYPKFLEIK
- the trxB gene encoding thioredoxin-disulfide reductase — its product is MSKEIHEVIIIGSGPAGLTAAVYAARGNLRPLLIEGAQAGGQLMITTDVDNYPGFARGIQGPDLILEMKKQAQRFETAFLTGDVTSVNFSERPFKVVVDGDKTYTAKTIIISAGARALLLGLESETRLMGHGVSACATCDGFFFKDKLVYVIGGGDTAVEEAIFLTRFASRVILVHRRDSLRASRILQQKAFETPKIEMLWNTVVVDILGGESGPVNGILLKNVKTEKISENKADGVFIAIGHTPNTSLFEKWLELDERGYIKTKPGSTETNIPGVFASGDVQDPIYRQAITAAGTGCMAAIDAERFLEGEGHA
- a CDS encoding chlorite dismutase, giving the protein MAEIKRQYVNYLFLKLDPAWRRLPEAEREEGKKEFLAAVESFGSDCLVIPYSTVGIRAEVDIMLWRISYDLQTLQDMMVKISKSGLGKYLNTVYSYLAMTKRSVYVDKHSHPGQESKRLTVVPGEAKYLFIYPFVKTRGWYLLTKAARQGMMSEHIEIGHKYPTVKINTGYSFGLDDAEFVVAFESDFPSDFLDLVMELREAEASRYTERDTPIFTCVRKSLQDTLEDLGG
- a CDS encoding phosphocholine cytidylyltransferase family protein — encoded protein: MKAIILAAGVGSRIRPLTNNCPKSLLKVGGNTILEMMLSHIQDCGINEVIFVLGYLQEQIKEAVRAKFPNLNAHFVLNDQYAETNTGYSLMLCRDRVGDSAFVKFDADVVFDKEILSRLIKSEYDTCLCIDKNINLEAEEIKVIVEDQNRVVKASKTVLPQDAIGESIGIEKISSETAKLLFSELETMMEKKENHQEYYEGAYERLIEKNVPFYALDISGLKWTEIDTKEDFATAELIFNP
- a CDS encoding CDP-alcohol phosphatidyltransferase family protein codes for the protein MLRGRGSGSARDRLNETFPRIQSVFLRCKCYSSVKNRSMRTTKFTQKNVIEPPYFSNWADLFFPKIANLILPFVSRFSWITPNFVTLFSFFLYALGCIFIFIDVPNHLFYTAILLPIAYIGDCLDGQLARTKGLSSDIGNYLDKVVDVLKIYIITICLSYNAYLASNDVTYVFLGFTACFFFNFRYYLKLETIFSQFNKDAQYLVKARERRQVLYRAKEREYQQLSESFMGKVKLFWLKNRSIFWVDEAEFVVFTSIGAIFNKIEEVLWILAMSQGLIAFWRLFERGYQTHKAKEMLLDPMRK